One window from the genome of Rhodothermales bacterium encodes:
- a CDS encoding class II fumarate hydratase: MSEFRIEKDSLGDVHVPASAYYGAQTQRAVDNFPISGLRFSRRFIQALGIIKQAAAEANLELGLLSMEKAEVIAASAQAVVDGELDDHFPIDIFQTGSGTSTNMNANEVIANHASKAMGGDLGSKLVHPNDDVNMSQSSNDVIPSAMHVAARSAIEHELLPALDRFLDALRAKEAEFDDVLKSGRTHLMDATPVRLGQEFGGYAAQIQSTIKRLERASSELSELALGGTATGSGINRHPDFPAKAIDRISSKTALDFHEASNHFEAQASKDAYVSCAGALNAAAVSVMKIANDIRHLSSGPTSGLSEIKLPAIQPGSSIMPGKVNPVMSEAMMMVASRVMGNHTTITIAGQHGNFELNVMMPVMTHAMLESIVILTGACDAFRTNCLNGIVADRDRCKELLELNPSIATALNSAIGYDAAAKVAKKSAAERISVRDAAKALGLLDDAELDRYLDVKGMTEPGIPGD; this comes from the coding sequence GCGATTCTCGCGCCGATTTATCCAGGCGCTCGGGATCATAAAGCAGGCTGCCGCGGAGGCCAACCTCGAGCTGGGTCTTCTGTCAATGGAGAAGGCCGAAGTGATTGCCGCCAGCGCCCAGGCGGTGGTTGACGGGGAGCTCGACGACCACTTCCCGATTGATATTTTTCAGACCGGTAGTGGCACCTCCACCAACATGAATGCCAACGAAGTGATTGCAAATCACGCGTCGAAGGCCATGGGTGGCGACCTTGGCAGCAAGCTGGTTCATCCCAATGATGACGTCAACATGTCGCAGTCTTCCAACGACGTCATCCCGTCCGCGATGCATGTTGCGGCCCGATCCGCAATCGAACACGAGCTGCTGCCGGCACTCGATCGCTTCCTCGATGCGCTCCGGGCAAAAGAGGCCGAGTTCGATGACGTACTCAAGAGCGGGCGAACCCACCTTATGGACGCCACTCCGGTTCGGCTGGGACAGGAATTCGGCGGTTATGCGGCCCAGATCCAGAGCACGATAAAACGTCTCGAACGGGCGTCATCCGAGCTGTCGGAGCTTGCTCTCGGTGGTACAGCTACTGGAAGCGGTATTAACAGGCATCCCGACTTCCCCGCAAAAGCGATCGATCGTATTTCCAGTAAGACTGCGCTCGATTTTCACGAGGCTTCAAATCATTTCGAAGCCCAGGCTTCGAAAGACGCCTATGTGTCGTGCGCGGGTGCACTAAACGCCGCTGCCGTCTCGGTGATGAAGATCGCCAATGATATCCGACATCTGTCCAGCGGTCCCACCTCCGGTTTGTCCGAAATCAAACTGCCGGCGATACAGCCCGGTTCGTCGATCATGCCAGGTAAAGTGAACCCGGTCATGAGCGAGGCCATGATGATGGTTGCTTCACGCGTCATGGGTAACCACACCACCATTACGATTGCCGGGCAGCATGGGAATTTCGAGCTCAATGTCATGATGCCGGTCATGACGCACGCGATGCTCGAGAGCATCGTCATACTGACCGGGGCGTGTGATGCATTTCGTACGAACTGCCTGAACGGGATAGTCGCCGATCGCGACCGCTGCAAGGAGTTGTTGGAGTTAAATCCGTCCATAGCAACCGCCCTGAACAGCGCGATCGGCTATGACGCCGCGGCCAAAGTAGCCAAGAAGTCCGCCGCCGAACGCATCTCCGTCCGAGACGCCGCCAAGGCACTCGGACTCCTGGACGACGCAGAGCTTGATCGCTATCTGGATGTGAAGGGCATGACTGAACCGGGTATCCCGGGCGACTAG
- a CDS encoding Do family serine endopeptidase: protein MEDPNRFTGIMSIKGKASIAVIIVVTFVSGILVATVGTNVLGLANRVGSDTQAGTLVEPSNGPAESLAGAAVAFEDVFVQIAESVNPSVVQIRSERVSKTEGFATNPFEGTPFEDMFRRNIPPQQFRSNALGSGVIINADGHIITNNHVIQEAEELEVQMFNGEYYDAEVVGTDPNSDLAVIKINAPQDLTTVRFGSFDEVRIGQWVMAFGSPLSEDLGNTVTAGIVSAVGRTSLALSQLNTFSSFIQTDAAINPGNSGGPLVNLRGELVGINSAIFSRSGGSQGIGFAIPVDVVSNVTTQLIQTGEVKRAFLGVSFGPVSPSLSDAFGVPRGAAQVEGVTAGSAAENADLKSGDIIVAVNGVQLKDYNQLRTTIANMLPGENVDLLVVRDGKKRTITVKLGQRDDDAIARSEDAPTANPDTELESLGMTIRDTSPDLLRRFGFSDESLKGAVITEIDRSSDAYREAELRQGDVITELDRKPITSRAQLLRAYEAVDAGDMFLVRIVRPAGTSTRSSITALKKQ, encoded by the coding sequence ATGGAAGATCCAAATCGGTTTACAGGTATCATGAGCATCAAGGGAAAGGCATCGATCGCCGTCATTATAGTTGTCACATTTGTATCCGGAATCCTCGTTGCTACCGTCGGGACTAATGTTCTCGGGTTAGCCAACAGAGTGGGTAGCGATACCCAGGCCGGGACGCTCGTGGAACCCTCGAACGGGCCTGCGGAGTCATTGGCCGGCGCGGCAGTTGCATTTGAAGACGTCTTCGTACAGATCGCGGAGTCGGTGAACCCATCGGTTGTTCAGATCCGCTCCGAGCGAGTTTCAAAGACCGAAGGGTTCGCCACCAATCCCTTTGAAGGAACGCCGTTCGAAGACATGTTCAGGAGAAACATTCCGCCGCAGCAATTCAGGTCCAACGCCCTGGGCTCCGGAGTCATTATCAATGCCGACGGCCACATAATTACGAACAACCACGTGATCCAGGAAGCCGAGGAACTGGAAGTACAGATGTTCAATGGCGAGTATTACGATGCCGAAGTGGTCGGGACAGATCCAAACAGCGACCTTGCGGTCATAAAGATCAACGCTCCACAGGATCTCACCACCGTCAGGTTTGGCTCGTTCGATGAAGTCCGAATCGGCCAGTGGGTCATGGCGTTCGGTTCTCCACTCTCAGAGGATCTTGGAAATACCGTAACCGCCGGAATTGTGTCTGCCGTCGGACGCACAAGCCTGGCCCTTTCACAGCTCAACACCTTTTCTTCCTTCATCCAGACGGACGCCGCCATCAATCCGGGTAACTCGGGAGGACCGTTGGTTAACCTGCGTGGAGAGCTCGTGGGAATCAATTCGGCAATCTTCAGTCGATCGGGAGGAAGCCAGGGGATCGGATTTGCAATACCCGTCGACGTAGTGAGCAATGTGACCACTCAGCTGATTCAGACCGGCGAAGTCAAGAGAGCGTTTCTCGGCGTTTCGTTCGGTCCGGTTAGCCCCTCCCTCTCTGATGCTTTCGGTGTTCCGCGAGGCGCCGCACAGGTAGAGGGCGTTACCGCCGGGAGTGCGGCTGAAAATGCCGACCTCAAGTCAGGTGACATCATCGTCGCAGTGAATGGAGTGCAATTGAAGGACTACAACCAGCTACGCACAACCATTGCCAACATGCTGCCTGGCGAAAATGTTGATCTGTTGGTGGTGCGCGATGGAAAGAAGAGGACCATCACGGTAAAGCTCGGGCAGCGAGATGATGACGCTATTGCGAGAAGTGAGGATGCACCCACTGCCAATCCTGACACCGAATTGGAATCTCTTGGCATGACCATCAGAGACACCTCGCCCGATCTTCTACGACGTTTCGGATTCTCGGATGAGAGCCTGAAGGGAGCGGTAATCACTGAGATTGATCGTAGCAGTGATGCGTATCGCGAAGCCGAACTTCGGCAGGGTGATGTCATAACCGAGTTGGACAGAAAGCCGATTACATCACGAGCGCAACTGCTTCGGGCCTATGAGGCCGTGGATGCTGGCGATATGTTTCTGGTTCGAATTGTCAGACCCGCGGGAACGAGTACGCGGAGCTCTATTACGGCGCTCAAGAAGCAATAG
- a CDS encoding DUF711 family protein: protein MQREASDQRQISITRLHLESVTLGISLRDCSSRLASTAKARIYDKVRRAGGQLARCVNDTVNHYGSSAEHVFATVSPVSTLFDAMSESDYVGIAETLNAAAIDIGLEAIGGYSALCSAGMSAGDQALIRSLPAMLSSTDRMCASVECAKSQKGIGIAASELISSVLAGIRSVSGPAGYRPDRISVLANASGNSPYVPGSFHGIDEPEVALHIAVSSKYVHQQLLHRIDDGSSLDDAADDVANQVERLRRGGRFLSIRCAETLSQRSGMDVRPGRVDISMPVAESSVIHGNRTEHNGVSAASARTTTESAALAARQGLLSLARSTSSFAGAPIIRRVVKLDSTSSPREVTGLILPHLAEAVRNGVELILSIESTRQA from the coding sequence ATGCAGCGTGAGGCCAGCGATCAACGGCAAATCTCAATCACGCGTCTCCATCTGGAGTCGGTGACGCTTGGAATCTCGTTGCGCGATTGCAGCAGCAGACTGGCGTCGACGGCTAAGGCCCGAATCTATGACAAGGTCAGGCGTGCCGGTGGGCAACTCGCCCGCTGCGTGAACGACACGGTGAACCACTACGGTAGTTCAGCGGAACACGTTTTCGCGACCGTGTCACCCGTTTCCACCTTGTTCGACGCAATGTCGGAGTCCGATTACGTTGGAATCGCCGAGACGCTGAATGCTGCAGCAATCGACATCGGTCTTGAGGCAATCGGCGGGTACAGCGCCCTCTGTTCAGCAGGAATGTCTGCAGGAGATCAAGCGCTGATCCGATCTCTGCCGGCTATGCTCAGCTCGACGGATCGCATGTGTGCCTCGGTGGAGTGTGCGAAATCGCAGAAAGGTATCGGCATTGCTGCGAGTGAACTGATTTCGTCAGTCCTGGCCGGCATCAGGTCGGTTTCCGGCCCCGCCGGTTACAGGCCCGACCGAATTTCCGTGCTCGCCAATGCGTCCGGCAACAGTCCCTACGTCCCCGGATCGTTTCATGGCATTGACGAGCCGGAAGTTGCGCTCCACATCGCCGTATCATCGAAGTACGTGCATCAACAGCTGCTGCACCGCATCGACGACGGGTCAAGTCTCGATGACGCGGCGGACGACGTCGCTAATCAGGTGGAGCGACTCAGGAGGGGTGGACGTTTTCTCAGCATTCGTTGCGCTGAGACACTCAGCCAGCGTTCCGGTATGGACGTCCGACCAGGACGAGTGGATATCTCGATGCCTGTCGCCGAAAGTTCAGTGATTCACGGCAATCGGACGGAGCACAACGGTGTCAGCGCTGCCTCTGCGAGAACTACGACTGAATCCGCGGCCCTGGCTGCACGTCAAGGACTGCTTTCGTTGGCTCGTTCGACATCCTCCTTCGCTGGCGCGCCCATCATCCGCCGCGTCGTCAAGCTTGATTCAACATCGTCGCCGCGAGAAGTGACCGGACTGATCCTGCCTCATCTCGCTGAGGCTGTCAGGAACGGCGTCGAGTTGATTCTCTCCATTGAATCGACCCGGCAGGCTTGA